A region of Zootoca vivipara chromosome 15, rZooViv1.1, whole genome shotgun sequence DNA encodes the following proteins:
- the BAG4 gene encoding BAG family molecular chaperone regulator 4 isoform X2 gives MEHPPYPGYGSHYWNSSSRTPYPSPYSVGPELQGQGIDPSYTNGVYGTPYSTPGTGPPYSNITQSNAYYSSGHPHAPYSTESPNVYRSPSPASNWNYPPPDCPAEGSMVRRQIPGYSPPQTPNFPVPPYPYGDCNHSIPQQRPPPPPQPRLQDTNWRPPLQYGMHPPYGWSPSSTGHGSQYVAESSPPWPPSGVSAPHAPNNNPKDSYNQLEQGSDQQGYFSEANNLPSGTMNDYKPAQFDTKPSASNPKVQYSAQPQLYDNVHRKPSVTADHGPGSKTSIQTPSETPDVPSGIQKVMQVMEGVEQLEEEVDEFVGKKTDKDYWLLEEMLTKKLLELDSVETGGQDNVRQARKEAVHRIQAILEELERKGL, from the exons GGAATTGATCCTTCCTACACAAATGGTGTTTATGGCACTCCATACTCTACTCCTGGGACTGGGCCGCCATATTCCAATATCACACAATCAAATGCCTATTATTCCTCAGGGCATCCTCATGCACCATATTCCACAGAGTCTCCCAATGTATATAGATCACCATCACCAGCTTCTAACTGGAACTACCCACCACCAGACTGCCCAGCTGAAGGTTCCATGGTGAGGAGGCAAATACCAGGATATTCTCCTCCACAG ACACCAAACTTTCCAGTTCCACCCTATCCGTATGGCGACTGCAATCACAGCATTCCACAACAGaggcccccaccaccacctcagccAAGACTTCAGGATACAAACTGGAGACCTCCTCTCCAGTATGGAATGCATCCTCCGTATGGTTGGTCTCCTTCATCAACAGGACATGGGAGTCAATATGTTGCAGAATCCTCTCCTCCATGGCCTCCTAGTGGAGTATCAGCTCCACATGCTCCAAATAACAATCCAAAG gaCTCTTATAACCAATTGGAGCAAGGAAGTGACCAGCAGGGCTACTTTTCTGAAGCCAATAACCTGCCTTCTGGGACCATGAATGATTACAAGCCGGCACAGTTTGATACTAAGCCATCTGCTTCCAACCCCAAAGTGCAGTATAGTGCGCAGCCCCAGCTGTATGATAATGTACATAGGAAACCATCTGTGACTGCTGACCATGGACCAGGATCTAAAACCAGTATTCAGACTCCATCAGAGACACCAGATGTGCCATCAGGCATACAAAAGGTTATGCAAGTTATGGAGGGGGTTGAGcagttggaggaggaggtggacgaATTTGTAGGAAAAAAGACAGACAAGGACTACTGGCTGCTGGAGGAAATGCTGACCAAGAAGTTGTTGGAGCTGGACTCTGTGGAGACTGGTGGTCAGGACAATGTACGGCAGGCAAGGAAAGAGGCCGTTCACAGAATCCAGGCCATACTGGAAGAACTGGAAAGAAAGGGGCTTTAA